The DNA segment cctggctaacacggtgaaactccgaggtctctactaaaaatacaaaaaattagccgggcgtggtggcaggtgcctgtagtcccagctactcaggaggcgtgaacctgggaggtggagcttgcaatgagccgagatcgtgccactgcgctccagtctgggagacacagcgagactccgtctcaaaacaaaaacaaaaacaaaaaacagagtagctgggattacaggcgcaagccactggcTGTGTGTTAAAAATCTagttaaggctgggcatggtggctcacaactgtagtcccagcccttttggaggctgaggtgggcagattgcttgagttcaggagtttaagaccagcctgggcaatgtggcaaaaccctgtttctacaacagttacaaaaattagtctgacatggtggtgtgcacctgtggtcccagctactggggaggatgaggtaggaggattgcttgagcccaggaggtttaggctgcagtgagctgtgattgtgattgcaccactgcactctagtctgggcgacagaactagattctgtctcaaaaaaaaaaaagttatatattgCCAAATTGTGCTCCAAAAAGGTTGTATGTGTTTATCCTTATGCTAACCATATACGAGACTTTCCTAAATCAACCCTCTTGTCTTTCTCCGTTATCTCAGCTGGAGAAGCGACTGGAAGAGTGGTTGGGGAGGACATTGCCTGGCAGTGACTGGACTCCCAATGCCCGGTTTATCACCCGCTCTTGGCTTCGAGATGGCCTTAAGCCACGCTGCATAACCCGAGACCTCAAATGGGGAACCCCTGTACCCTTAGAAGGTTTTGAAGACAAGGTAAAAACCCTTTTTTATTCATATCATTCAGCCTTGGTGTTGAGACCCTGGGCTAGCAGAATAGACTGCTGATTATGTCTTGTTTCAGTTTGAGACTTTGGATTGGTCCCTAACATGTTTACCTCCTCCTGACCTCCAGGTATTCTATGTCTGGTTTGATGCCACTATTGGCTATTTGTCCATCACAGCCAACTACACAGACCAGTGGGAGAGATGGTGGAAGAACCCAGAGCAAGTGAGCAGTTCTTGGTTAGGCTGTGCATGGGGAGGGTAGGCGGTAGGGTGTGGGTCTTAGGGTTGGGTGTCTGGTCTCCTGGCCTTTGAAGAAGGTCTCAGGAAATCTCTCCTAACTACATTCCCTTAGGTGGACCTATATCAGTTCATGGCCAAAGACAATGTTCCTTTCCATGGCATAGTCTTTCCTTGCTCAGCCCTAGGAGCTGAGGATAACTATACCTTGGTCAGCCACCTCATTGCTACAGGTAAGTACCCTGGAAGACTACTGATGGGGTGTTCATAGGAAATGAGGGTTGAGGCAGTACTTGGAAAAAGATCTTAGAGAGCTGCTGTCTTGAGTTAGGAGTTGagatgaaataggaaataattaaaatgagaacTCAACCtagagaaatgaaacaagaacCTGAAGAAAGCAAAAGTCCAAAGCTAAAACTCTGTAGTAGATACaagcaaagacaaaaaagggCCAGAATGGATAGGAAAGGACTCCCAAAATCTGAGCATACCAGCCCCTTAAGGAGAAATGTTGCTAGACAACCATAGTTGAGgttagaaagaggaaagaaggaagagttaGTGGGCTAGAGAGGGGAAGGATGTGATTTGAGCAGATAGTTCTCATTCTCCTCTGTCCAGAGTACCTGAACTATGAGGATGGGAAATTCTCTAAGAGCCGGGGTGTGGGAGTGTTTGGGGACATGGCCCAGGACACGGGGATCCCTGCCGACATCTGGCGCTTCTATCTGCTGTACATTCGGCCTGAGGGCCAGGACAGTGCTTTCTCCTGGACGGACCTGCTGCTGAAGAATAATTCTGAGCTGCTTAACAACCTGGGCAACTTCATCAACAGGTGGGAATTGGTAAGGGGTCAGAGTTAGCAGTGAGCTGGGGTGGGGCTCATTTTCCCTCAGGAGATGGGAATGTGGAGAGAACTAGAAAATGGGCAGGAGGCTGTGAGGACAGTGTGGAAAGTTGATTTCTATTAATTGGGATCTGTTCCTAGCACATATGAGGCTATGTATGCTTGATGGAACAGTTAACTATAGAGATGTGATTTAGCAAAGTTGGTTATAAAGTGGGTTTTTGTAAATTGTGTTCTTATTACTGTTCTTTGTAGAATTGAAGATGTATTCTCTCCTAGCAAAATAGTTCACCTGCAGATCATTGAAAACTTTGGCCGAAGAAAGGGGTTATTTTGGTGTGGGGGTAGGAGGCttctgtgggctgggcatggtgccttacgtctgtaatcccagcactttgggaggccaaggcaggaggatcacttgaggccaggacttgcCTGACTGACATAATGAGtctcccatttctacaaaaataatcagccaggcgtggtggcgcacacctgtagtcccagccactcaggatgCTGAGATGGGATGGTCTCTTGAGCTcgagagattgaggctgcagtggagcAGTGCttgtacccctgcactccagccttggcaaaagagggagatcctgtctcaaaaaaaaaaaaaaaagacttctgctATACTCAGAGTTTTTGTTACCTTAGGCTCACATTCTATCATTGGTGCCTATCTCAGCTCTTCTGCAATCTAAAGCAGTATCCTCCGTAGCTTAGGATTCTTTCGTCACGCTCTCTGAACCCTGGACCCTTATAGGTCAGTCCTGCTACTCACTTTCAGGTTTGGTCATTAACCACATTTAATAAATAGTCCTTACctacaggagttcgagaccagcctggccaacctggtgaaaccctgtctccactaaaaatacaaaaattagccgagcatggtggcgcacatctgtaatcccacctactcgggaggctgaggcaggagaatcacctgaacccgggaggcagattgcagtgtgccaagatcatgccactgtgctccagcctgggcaacagagcgagactcctcaaaaaaaaaaaaaaaagaaaaaaaaaagtccttaccTAGAGTATTTGTTTGATAGCAATTAACACATATTTCAGCTTGGTGATTTTGAGTAATGacttcttaaaaataagaaataaagttgTTTAACTTAATCAGGTTTTTTTATGTGCAGAGTCAGATTCTTAGGGGAGAGACAGAGTAAATAATTCATTTGTTAAGCCTTGTCTACTGGCTTAAGGGAGCCAGGAGTTACCTGTTCTAGGCAGGAATCCTGAGAGAATGTACAGTTGTGGAAATGGGGTCAAATTCTAAGGAGGAGAGTGGATAATAACTTCCCCTCTTTTTTCCACTTCTCCTTTCCTACTCCCAACCAAGAGCTGGGATGTTTGTGTCTAAGTTCTTTGGGGGCTATGTGCCTGAGATGGTGCTCACCCCTGATGATCAGCGCCTGCTGGCCCATGTCACCCTGGAGCTCCAGCACTATCACCAGCTGCTTGAGAAGGTTCGGTAAGTAACTGACATCTCTGTCTCATCTGCTGGTGTGTTGAGAGCCTTGTATGGGTCCCTGTAGGACATTACACCTTGGCCTGCTTCCTCCCTTCCCAGGATCCGGGATGCCTTGCGCAGTATCCTCACCATATCTCGACATGGCAACCAATACATTCAGGTGAATGAGCCCTGGAAGCGGATTAAAGGCAGTGAGGCTGACAGGTAGGTAAGCGGGGAGGGTTGGCTAAAGGAATAAAGTGGCTTGTAAGCTGTGTCCTCCTGGAGGTCTTGACTAatatctcttcttcctcaggcAACGGGCAGGCACAGTGACTGGCTTGGCAGTGAATATAGCTGCCTTGCTCTCTGTCATGCTTCAGCCTTACATGCCCACGGTTAGTGCCACAATCCAGGCCCAGCTGCAGCTCCCACCTCCAGCCTGCAGTATCCTGCTAACAAACTTCCTGTGTACCTTACCAGCAGGACACCAGATTGGCACAGTAGGTGGAAGAGCCAGCCTGTCTTAAAATTGACACTTTTGCTATGCAGCTTTTGGAGTGGGTGAGAGAAGACCTAACATCTCTCCAGTGTTACTTTGGTCATGGGACTCAAGTTTCTGATATAAAGTCCTTGGTAGTCATTCACAAGTTCAGAATTATCTGTACATCCTCATTGTTCTTCATGCCAGAAACCAGAACCTGGCACACAAAACTAACTGGTAAACAGATATTTGAAGAAACACTGGTCACCTAGTCTCCACAATGCTAGCAGATAGTGGGCAGTGAAAAAGAGGAAATAGCCATTTCCTCTTTgacacaaaatgaaaaagtaagtACATCGCTAAACTTCTGGATCAGCCTAGCATCCTTAGAGTGCTTAAAGAATCTGTCCCTATAAATTATTTGGGGTTTCATAGGGAAAGCTACCGCTGATTTCCTAAAATCAGCAGATATTAGCTTAGTGTTATGCTCgttctttctaaaatatatcagAGATTGGGGTTGGAGAGGTCATCTGTATAGTCCGGTAGAGACTGTATCTAATCAGCAGATGtttctggaacttttttttttttacaggtcaGTCCCTTGTTCCAAAAATTGGAAAATGACCAGATTGAAAGTTTAAGGCAGCGCTTTGGAGGGGGCCAGGTGAGAAAAGCTAAAGGCTGTGCCCTCGCTCCACAACAGCCACAGCATCACTTCCTTAATTTCCCTAAGTAGTCCTCACCCATCACTCTTTCCATCTTTTGGCCCTGCTGCTTCCTCACTtagtttttctttcctgtcttagCTAGAAGAGACCTTCGACTTAAAGGTAATCACTTTCCCTCTGAGATGCTGTATAAAACTGGAGGTTAGGGGATATTTATGGTTGCTGGTGCTAACTTTGTTGTTGTCCTCCAGGCAAAAACATCCCCAAAGCCAGCAGTTATAGAGACTGTTACAACAGCCGGGCCACAGCAGATACAAGCGCTGATGGATGAAGTGACAAAACAAGTATGCAGCTTAAGCCCTGTGGGAGACTGGACAAGCTGAATCCTAAATAGATCTTTTTCTTGCCTCACTGTTACCCTTCCCACCCCCCTTTATCTTAGGGCAACATTGTCCGAGAACTGAAAGCACAAAAGGCAGACAAGAACCAGGTTGCTGCGGAGGTGGCGAAACTCTTGGATCTAAAGAAACAGTTGGCTGTAGCTGAGGGGAAACCCCCTGAAGCCCCTAAAggcaagaagaaaaagtaaaagaccTTGGCTCATAGAAAGTCACTTTAATAGATATGGAcagtaataaataaatgtacaatcTCTATATACAAGCTGAGACCCTTTCCTTTTGTCTACTCCAAGCCTTCCCCCTGAATATGTGGGATTGAGGGTCACATCATTGGCACTAGTGAGAGGGTGGTCAGTAGCCACTTGTGGGAAAGGTGGGTAGTGTGGCCCAAGTGGAGTACTGATGCTCCCCAATTGTTCATGCTTGGTGCAGATTCACCATTCGGTCGATCAGAGCTCGACGAGTCGCCTCTACTTCCCTGGTCAGGCGCTCGATTTCCTGCTTGAGCCGTTCATTCTCTTCAGCTAGCTGTGCCACTTTCCTTTCATTCTCCTGTTCTTTCTCCTTCATGCGCTGCTTTCCAGCCCGGGCTGGGGAATGGCCACTCTGTTTCCGTTTCCTGGTTCTCCCTTggtcttcctcctcttcctcctgagcCAGGGAGCTCTGACTGGAATCTGGAGAGCGAGGGCTCTGGGAGGTGGTTGTGACCTCTGCTGGTTCTGGCTCCTCCTCAGTCAGCCAAGCCAGCGAAGCAGGGTCAAGAGTGGTAAAGGTTTTTGATTCTTCCTTCAAGGAAATGAGGAAAGGGAACGTAGATATTAATTGAGAAGGAAAAGGTAACATCCCCCTTTAGCTTTAGGCCTAGCATTCTTACCTCTTCATTTCCAGGAGGTGAGACATAGGTACCCCCATTTTCGTCTGAAGACAGGACCTCTTGCAGGTCCTCATACCAGGCTTCCAGCTCCCAGCTGGACAGTGTCCCGAAGGAGAAAGGCAATGACTCAGCTGCCATCTCTGCAGTTGGATCAGTCTGGAAAAGCACATTTGCAGGGTAATGGGGAGTGGCTGGAACAAGCTCCATGTAGCAAACAGTCTATGCCACAGGTTGGCAAGCTGGTCTGATGCCTGTTTTTGTAGGTAAAGTTGTATTGGAATACAGCCACATCTGTTTATTTACATACTGTTTATGGCTGCTTTGGTGCTACAGTGGCAGAGATGAAGAGTCACGCTAGAGACCATAGGGCTCTTaacatctaaaatatttattatcctgCCCTTTAAAATTTATCAACTCCTAGTTTATATTAATATTCCCTCCTTGCTTTTGCCCAGGACTTGAAGAAGCAAAGTGCCTGGATATCCATGCTTAGGGGATCTGGAGGACTAGTCAAATTCCTGTCCCCATCAAGGTTAGGCTGAGCTGAAGGACTATTTCCCTGAGCTCCCCACACAGGAGAAGGGAGCACAAATGACCTGGTAATTGCTCCtggaaactatcaatagagtttGCAAGTGGGACTGAAGACTAGTGAAAGTTTAACCCTGACTGAAGACTGGTAAGGCAAACCAGTTGTCTTTGTTGGGGCTTTCTTTGAGGACCATCTTTCCATTAGGACATTCTTTAAGAAAAGTGGTTTGCTCACCTTGTAGGAGCAAGCCAGGAGAATAGACAGCCTGATAGCAAAAGCTTGCTCAGATTCAAACCCTCCTTTCCCACCTTCTCTAGGTCTTTTCATAATCTCTTAGGGTCTCAGCAAAAGGAGGCTAAGCAGCATCTCTTAGGACTTGGTTTTGGAAAAGGGTAGGTTAAGTTTACCTGCTTTCAGGTGTGGTGATGTATGAAGATACACTTCCTTCTTGAACACTGTAGGCAACAAAGAGAAATGTTAGCCATTTTTGGAAGGGGGAGAggcaacttatttttttcttttcttttgagacggagtctctgttgccaggctggagtgcagtggcgcaatctcggctcactgcgacctctgcctccagggtcaagcgattcttctgcctcaacctcccaagtagctgggactacaggtgcataccaccgtgcccagctaatttttgtgtttttagtagagatggggtttcactgtgttggccaggatggtctccatctcttgaccttgtgatctactcgcctcccaaagtgctgggattataggcgtgaaccaccatgctgggcccttatttttcttttatctccagCCTCCTACTGGTCCGTCCTTACTTCTGGTCTTGTGGGGTATGCATACTTGGTCCCTGTAGCCATTTCCAAGGGCAGAAGAGGGCCTGACTTTATTTTTAGTTGCTGACATTTGTAGTCCTGGTTACATAATAGCAAAGTTCTGGCCAACTCAGCTTTCTCTAAATTCAAGGCAGGCCTTAAACCTGCCAGGGTAAAGACTAAACTATAGGGAAGGGAACAAATCGTAGCATTTTCCTAACTCCATTCCCACACTGACATCCTGTAGCATTTTCCTAACTCCATTCCCACACTGACA comes from the Macaca mulatta isolate MMU2019108-1 chromosome 11, T2T-MMU8v2.0, whole genome shotgun sequence genome and includes:
- the MARS1 gene encoding methionine--tRNA ligase, cytoplasmic isoform X2, coding for MRLFVSEGAPGCLPVLAAAGRARGRAELLISTVGPEDCVVPFLTRPKVPVLQLDSGNYLFSTSAICRYFFLLSGWEQDDLTNQWLEWEATELQETESLADIVLWGALYPLLQDPAYLPEELSALHSWFQTLSTQEPCQRAAETVLKQQGVLALRPYLQKQPQPSPAEGRAVTNEPEEEELATLSEEEIAMAVTAWEKGLESLPPLRPQQNPVLPVTGERNVLITSALPYVNNVPHLGNIIGCVLSADVFARYSRLRQWNTLYLCGTDEYGTATETKAMEEGLTPQEICDKYHIIHADIYRWFNISFDTFGRTTTPQQTKITQDIFQRLLTRGFVLQDTVEQLRCEHCARFLADRFVEGVCPFCGYEEARGDQCDKCGKLINAVELKKPQCKVCRSCPVVQSTHHLFLDLPKLEKRLEEWLGRTLPGSDWTPNARFITRSWLRDGLKPRCITRDLKWGTPVPLEGFEDKVFYVWFDATIGYLSITANYTDQWERWWKNPEQVDLYQFMAKDNVPFHGIVFPCSALGAEDNYTLVSHLIATEYLNYEDGKFSKSRGVGVFGDMAQDTGIPADIWRFYLLYIRPEGQDSAFSWTDLLLKNNSELLNNLGNFINRAGMFVSKFFGGYVPEMVLTPDDQRLLAHVTLELQHYHQLLEKVRIRDALRSILTISRHGNQYIQVNEPWKRIKGSEADRQRAGTVTGLAVNIAALLSVMLQPYMPTVSATIQAQLQLPPPACSILLTNFLCTLPAGHQIGTVSPLFQKLENDQIESLRQRFGGGQLEETFDLKAKTSPKPAVIETVTTAGPQQIQALMDEVTKQGNIVRELKAQKADKNQVAAEVAKLLDLKKQLAVAEGKPPEAPKGKKKK
- the DDIT3 gene encoding DNA damage-inducible transcript 3 protein isoform X2, translating into MAAESLPFSFGTLSSWELEAWYEDLQEVLSSDENGGTYVSPPGNEEEESKTFTTLDPASLAWLTEEEPEPAEVTTTSQSPRSPDSSQSSLAQEEEEEDQGRTRKRKQSGHSPARAGKQRMKEKEQENERKVAQLAEENERLKQEIERLTREVEATRRALIDRMVNLHQA
- the DDIT3 gene encoding DNA damage-inducible transcript 3 protein isoform X1, producing the protein MELVPATPHYPANVLFQTDPTAEMAAESLPFSFGTLSSWELEAWYEDLQEVLSSDENGGTYVSPPGNEEEESKTFTTLDPASLAWLTEEEPEPAEVTTTSQSPRSPDSSQSSLAQEEEEEDQGRTRKRKQSGHSPARAGKQRMKEKEQENERKVAQLAEENERLKQEIERLTREVEATRRALIDRMVNLHQA
- the MARS1 gene encoding methionine--tRNA ligase, cytoplasmic isoform X3, coding for MRLFVSEGAPGCLPVLAAAGRARGRAELLISTVGPEDCVVPFLTRPKVPVLQLDSGNYLFSTSAICRYFFLLSGWEQDDLTNQWLEWEATELQETESLADIVLWGALYPLLQDPAYLPEELSALHSWFQTLSTQEPCQRAAETVLKQQGVLALRPYLQKQPQPSPAEGRAVTNEPEEEELATLSEEEIAMAVTAWEKGLESLPPLRPQQNPVLPVTGERNVLITSALPYVNNVPHLGNIIGCVLSADVFARYSRLRQWNTLYLCGTDEYGTATETKAMEEGLTPQEICDKYHIIHADIYRWFNISFDTFGRTTTPQQTKITQDIFQRLLTRGFVLQDTVEQLRCEHCARFLADRFVEGVCPFCGYEEARGDQCDKCGKLINAVELKKPQCKVCRSCPVVQSTHHLFLDLPKLEKRLEEWLGRTLPGSDWTPNARFITRSWLRDGLKPRCITRDLKWGTPVPLEGFEDKVFYVWFDATIGYLSITANYTDQWERWWKNPEQVDLYQFMAKDNVPFHGIVFPCSALGAEDNYTLVSHLIATEYLNYEDGKFSKSRGVGVFGDMAQDTGIPADIWRFYLLYIRPEGQDSAFSWTDLLLKNNSELLNNLGNFINRAGMFVSKFFGGYVPEMVLTPDDQRLLAHVTLELQHYHQLLEKVRIRDALRSILTISRHGNQYIQVNEPWKRIKGSEADRQRAGTVTGLAVNIAALLSVMLQPYMPTVSATIQAQLQLPPPACSILLTNFLCTLPAGHQIGTVSPLFQKLENDQIESLRQRFGGGQAKTSPKPAVIETVTTAGPQQIQALMDEVTKQGNIVRELKAQKADKNQVAAEVAKLLDLKKQLAVAEGKPPEAPKGKKKK